AGCAAATTCCATTGCTTTTTTAGCACCTGTACCTTCAGGGTGTGGCGCAGTAATATGATGAGCATCAGCAGATAGACCTCCACCAGCAACTTCAGCATATATTTTCGCTCCTCTAGCTTTAGCGTGTTCTAATTCTTCAAGAATAATACATCCTGCACCTTCTCCTAAAACAAACCCATCTCTATTAGCATCAAATGGTCTTGAAGCAGTTTGAGGAGCATCATTTCTTGTAGATAAAGCTTTTAAGGCATTAAAACCTCCCATCCCAGCAATGTTAACAGAAGCTTCAGAACCTCCTGTAATCATAACGTCAGCTTTGCCCAATTGAATGTGCATAGCAGCATCAATAATCGCATTGTTTGATGAAGCACATGCCGAAACAGTAACGTAATTAGGACCTCTAAAACCATATTTAATTGATAAGTGCCCTGAAGCAATATCAACAATCATTTTAGGAATAAAGAAAGGGTTAAAACGTGGAGTACCATCACCATCTTTAAAATTAAAACATTCTTCTTGGAATGTTGTAATTCCTCCAATACCTGATCCCCAAACGACACCAGCTCTGTCTAAGTCTATTTTTTCTGTGTCTATGCCAGAGTCTTTCATTGCTTCAGCAGCTGAGACCATAGCATATTGAGAAAAGAGGTCGAGTTTACGAGCCTCTTTTCTATCTAAATGTTCTTTTACATCGAAGTTTTTAACCTCACATGCAAACTGAGTTTTAAATTTTTCAGCATCAAAATGTGTAATAGGTGCTGCACCACTTACCCCTTCAATTAAGTTGTTCCAATATTCTTCTAAAGAATTACCAATTGGGGTTAATGCGCCCATTCCCGTTATTACTACACGTTTTTTAGATGCCATACTTAAAATTTAAATAATTTAATAATCTGTTATGTTTAGCGATTATCGCTTATGAGTTGCTTTCAATATATTTAACAGCATCTCCTACAGTTTGAATTTTCTCAGCTTCCTCATCTGGAATAGCGATGTTAAATTCTTTCTCAAATTCCATGATTAACTCAACAGTATCTAATGAATCTGCTCCTAAATCGTTTGTAAAGTTAGCCTCAAGAGTTACTTCACCTTCGTCAACACCTAATTTGTCAACAATAATTGATACTACTTTTCCTTTAATATCTGCCATTTTATTTAGTTTTAATGATTAATACAGGGTGCAAATAAAACATTTTTCAATCATTCGACAAAATACTTTTTACTAAAGTTACTGTTAAATAGATTAAAAAAAGTTAGATCAGCATTTTTATTGCTCTTTTTAACGCTTGTATAAAGATATCTATTTCTTCTTTAGTATTGTAGAAAGAAAAAGAAGCCCTTATCGTTCCAGGTATTTTAAAGAAAGCCATCAAAGGTTGTGTACAGTGATGTCCAGTTCTTACCGCGACTCCTAATTGGTCAATTAAGGTTCCTACATCAAATGGGTGTATCCCGTCAATCACAAAGGAAATGACACTGGTTTTCTCAGCTGCTGTTCCAATAATTCTTACACCATCAATCGCTAAGAGTTGCTCAGTACCATAGTTTAGTAAGGCTGTTTCTTGTTGTTGAATATAATCAAACCCTATTTTCTCAATATATTTTACAGCTTCTCCTAATCCAATTCCTCCAACAATATTTGGTGTTCCTGCTTCTAGTTTGTGAGGTAAACAGTTGTAGGTTGTTTTTTCAAAAGTAACTTCTTTAATCATGTCTCCTCCTCCTTGATAGGGCGGAAGATCATTTAAGAGCGCTTCCTTTCCATATAAAACTCCTATTCCCGTTGGAGCAAACATCTTATGTCCAGAAAAAACTAAGAAGTCTACATCTAATTGTAGAACATTAATCGGCGTATGTGCAATAGATTGCGCAGCATCAATAAGAATTAAAGAACCGTTTTGATGAACCTTTTCGATGATTTTTTCGATAGGATTAATGGTCCCCAGGGTGTTCGAAATATGATTAATCGCAACTAGTTTAGTTTTGGGGGTTAAAAGCTGATCAAGCTCCTCAAGAATTAATTCTCCATTTTGATTGATGGGAATTACTTTTAGTAGCGCTCCTTTTTCTTCACATATCATTTGCCAAGGAACAATATTACTGTGATGCTCCATTGCTGAAATGATTATCTCATCTCCTTTTTTTAGGTGCTTTTTACCAAAGCTACTTGCAATTAAATTAATACTACCTGTAGTTCCACTGGTAAAAATAATTTCATGACTATGACGAGCTCCAATAAAATTCTGAAGAACTTGTCTTGCGTCTTCATATTTTGTTGTAGCTTCTTGACTTAGAGTGTGTACACCACGATGAATATTGCTATTCTCGTTAGCATAATATGTTGATATAGCATCAATAACTTGTTGCGGTTTCTGGGTAGTTGCCCCATTGTCAAAGTAGACTAAATCTTTGCCTTTGATTTTTCTATTTAAGATAGGGAAGTCCTTACGAATGTCATTTATGTTAACCATTTGATTCATGTTTTGAAGCACAAAGGTACGACCAAAAATGAATGAGGCGCTATTGTATTGTTAAAATTTAGAAAGAGGATTAAAATAATGATGCGCTAGATCAGTTTAGTTGATGTAGTATACTTTAATCGTTTCACTGTTGGTTATCGTTACGATATCTTGTTTCCCATCTGAATTAATATCATCAATGGCTATTTGAAGAGAGCCTTTAATAGGAGTGCTTAGAACTTGATTTAAATACTTATCGAGAATAATGATTTCATCAGTATTTTCTTTTTGTATAACGATAAACTTCTGTCCGCTCATATTGTTTACAACAGTATGCCCTTGCTCTACGTTTTCAAGAAATTCATTTTTCTGAATTAAAGTTTGGTCTAAACCGTAGAGCTCAACTTTATTTTGGTTAAAAGAGAGATAATCAATAAACTTATTATTGTCGATATCAATAATTTCAAAATTAGAAGAACTGTTGTTGGTATCGATGATAATATCTTGAGTAATATTATCCATGCTGTATGCTTGAATTTTTCCAGTAGAGTCATTCTGATAAATAAAAGCACTAGAACCAAGTGTTGCTCTTTTTTGTAAGGTTATTTTTCCTTTTCTAGCATTTAGTTTGTTGGGTAAACTAAAGATGGATTCTCCACGACGATTGATAAAGTAAAGTTCTCCAGCTTCATCTAAGGTGTAGATGTAGTCTTTTTGATTAAATACGGTTCTCTTGTATTGTTGGCGGATTGGAGCAGAACTTTTAGGTAATGACCAGCCGACTACTTTTTTCCCTTCTTTATCATAGTTATAGGTAATTAAGTTTTCGCAACTTATCCAGAAACGATAATTAAAATTGCGCTCATAATCAAAAATGGTTAATGGACTGCTTGCTTTACTTTCTAGTTGGATAGGGAAGCCTTTAACAAAATTTCCATTAATGTCTATGACATAAATATGAGAAGAAGTATTAAATGCCATTTGGTATTTATTATTGCCATAAATGTCTATTTGTTGTACAGTTCCTAGAATTGGCTCCTGGAGTTGCTTAGACCATTTGATATTTCCAGCTGCATTAATTAAGTGGATATTGTTTTTATTGTCTTGAATAAGGATGTCTAAGCTCTTGCTACGGTGGTTCTTTAGAAGTTGAGGAGTAAAAGAACTAGAAGTTCCAAGTGTTAGGTTCCACAGTTCATTGTTTTTGGAGTTTTGATGAAATTTTGTCTTAACGATTGTTGCTTCATGGTAGAGGTTTTGTTGCAGGTAGTTGCTTTGATAGGCCAAATAAAATCCTTGTTGGAGTTTGTTCGTTAGGTCAAGAATCGAATTTTGGAATTGTGGTTTAACCCATTCACTAATTTGATGCTGTAAGGTGTTAGATTGAGAGAAAAAACTGTAATTAGATTGTTGAGCTAAGTATTCTTTTGCGAACTGATGATAAGCATACTGAGGCTTCGTGTGTTTATTTTTCTTCCATTCAAAAGCCAATTGCTTAATTCCCTCTAGATCGGAGATGACAAGATAGTTTTCATAAAAGGTAAAGTGTAATGGTGAAGAAATAGCTAATAAGGGCTGGATACTTGAGCTTTTTAACTGGTATATGCGTTGGTCATGAAAGGTCTGGACGGTGGAATCAATATCAAATAAATGGTTGATTTCGGTAGTAAGAGAACGATCATTTTTAAGTTGAATATAATAAGCTTTTGAGTTTTGTTGTCCAAATGTTACAACTCCAATACGTTGGCCTAAGTACTCTTCAATCATTTGTTGAAAAGCACAGTTGCATACAGCTGTAATAGTGCTTTCAATTTTGTTGGGGATTTTAGTTGGCTCAATAGCATATTCTGTTTTTTCTCGAATATTTTTAGGAAGTAAATTTTCTTTAATATTATTGGTGTTTTTGAAGATTTCATTCCCAGATAAGTTGAAATTAGCAAGTCCATTTAAGAGTAGTTTGTCATTGTTGAGAATACAATCTAAACTTGCCCATTGTTTGTTGTTGTTCCAAGATTCGATATGCTCCTTTTTTAGATAAGGAATAGCAATGCTTTTTAGTTTTTGTGTGTTATAATAGAGTTGTAAATCGCTTTTTCCCTTGTGGTATAATGAAGCAAACAAACTATCGTTTAGTAAGTGCTCTTTTTGATTGATTTGCTGAATACTGGTTTGTAATAAACTCTCGTTGGATGAAAGTAAAACAAAAGGAGTGGAATAAGTGATTAAGAATTGAGGTAGAGTTGAAGAGGAGTATATGAAGTGTTTTTGATTGTTGGGTTGGTCTGCTCCAAGCTTCTTTAGAAAGGTTTTGAATTCTTCTTCATCAGCCGTAAATGCTACAGATATTTCTGGTGTTTTGCTCCCTTGGTGTAAAGAGATAATCGTATTGCGATCACGAATAACAGGAGGAGCTTGGAAAATAGAATCCAGTCGATTAAGAGTAGAGTCTAAATGAGCCAAGTAATCAGTGTTTTTAAGGTTGCTCCAAAGGAGGTTCGTCTCCGATAGGTTTCTCCAAAAAGTGATCGGTTTTTCTAATTCAAATATTATTGCAGCACTTTCGGGTACACTGGTGATGATTGGTGTGTTTTGGTGTACTCTTTTTTCAAGTGTTTGAAAAATAAAATAAACACTTCCTAAACAAGTAAGGATTAAAATAATAATGGCTACTTTTCTTAGCATATACTCAAAATCCAAAAGTAGACCTATTTCAGTGAAAGTTTTAGGAGACCATTAAAAACTGTTCACAATAAAATGTGAAATGAAAGTTAATTTCCCATCGTAATGATTATTCAAAGTCGTTTAAAATTTTGACACAAAAATAAACTGGGGGAGGAATAAAGCTAGAACTCTAGTTATTTATTATTTTTGATTCGAATATAGAAAGAATTATGGCATTTAAAAAAATAATTCCAGCGCTTAAAGAGGTTATGGAAGCTCATAGTATTATTGAGGCTAACGAATTTCAAAAAAAAATTATTCCTAAAATTAAAAGTGGTGCAGATGTCTTTGGTATAGGGGCTGAGGGAACTGGAAAAACAACAGCTCTATTGATAGCTATTTTACAAAAACTAAAGTTTAAAGCACAAGGAGATAATCCGAGAGTGCTAATTTTTGTAAAGGATAAAGAGGCCGCTTTAGCCTTAGAAGAGCATTTTAAAAAGTGGATGAATCAAACAGACTTAAGAGTTTATTCAGTAGTTGAAGAACATCATATCTATAATCAAAAGGATTTGATTTATGCTGGGATGGATGTCGTTATTGCAACTCCCAATAGACTAAGTAAGCTTTACTTTCAGAACGGAATAAATTTGAATGAATTACAAATGATTGTCGTTGAAGATGCTAATTTTTTAAATAATACCAGTTTTTTAACAGATATCAATAGAATTTCTGAAAGTTTTAAAAGGATGCAACATGTGGTTTTTGCAACTCATTTTGATCCTAAGTTAGAGAAGATGAAAGCGCTTTTTATGGAAAGGGCTTATACAATTAACATTTAAAACTTGAATAGAATTAGTATATTGTATGATAAAAGTCATTCTGGGAAATTGGTTCGTCGATTATATTTATGTATAGAAATAAAAAATACATAAATTATGAAAATACATATAGAAGATAGTAGTTCAACAAAAGATATCAAAACAAAATTTTCTCAATATTATCCTTATTTGAAGTTGGAGTTTTTTACTCAACCACATAAGGAAAAAGAAGCTTCAAGAAAAGAAGATTTAATTGTAGGTGAAAAACAAATTGCTGAGATTAGAACTGTTCACAATGAAGGAGATTTAATTCTTACACCTCAATCTAAAGTTAGTGAAGTAGAGCAAGGGTTTGAGGAAAATTTT
Above is a window of Flavobacteriales bacterium DNA encoding:
- the fabF gene encoding beta-ketoacyl-ACP synthase II, giving the protein MASKKRVVITGMGALTPIGNSLEEYWNNLIEGVSGAAPITHFDAEKFKTQFACEVKNFDVKEHLDRKEARKLDLFSQYAMVSAAEAMKDSGIDTEKIDLDRAGVVWGSGIGGITTFQEECFNFKDGDGTPRFNPFFIPKMIVDIASGHLSIKYGFRGPNYVTVSACASSNNAIIDAAMHIQLGKADVMITGGSEASVNIAGMGGFNALKALSTRNDAPQTASRPFDANRDGFVLGEGAGCIILEELEHAKARGAKIYAEVAGGGLSADAHHITAPHPEGTGAKKAMEFALDDAELSIEDIDYINVHGTSTPLGDVAELKAIKSVFGEQAYNLNISSTKSMTGHLLGAAGAIEAIATTMAVVNDIVPPTINFETEDENIDYKLNLTLNKAEKRTVNAAVSNTFGFGGHNTSVIIKKYND
- a CDS encoding acyl carrier protein, with amino-acid sequence MADIKGKVVSIIVDKLGVDEGEVTLEANFTNDLGADSLDTVELIMEFEKEFNIAIPDEEAEKIQTVGDAVKYIESNS
- a CDS encoding cysteine desulfurase, whose translation is MVNINDIRKDFPILNRKIKGKDLVYFDNGATTQKPQQVIDAISTYYANENSNIHRGVHTLSQEATTKYEDARQVLQNFIGARHSHEIIFTSGTTGSINLIASSFGKKHLKKGDEIIISAMEHHSNIVPWQMICEEKGALLKVIPINQNGELILEELDQLLTPKTKLVAINHISNTLGTINPIEKIIEKVHQNGSLILIDAAQSIAHTPINVLQLDVDFLVFSGHKMFAPTGIGVLYGKEALLNDLPPYQGGGDMIKEVTFEKTTYNCLPHKLEAGTPNIVGGIGLGEAVKYIEKIGFDYIQQQETALLNYGTEQLLAIDGVRIIGTAAEKTSVISFVIDGIHPFDVGTLIDQLGVAVRTGHHCTQPLMAFFKIPGTIRASFSFYNTKEEIDIFIQALKRAIKMLI
- a CDS encoding DEAD/DEAH box helicase, whose protein sequence is MAFKKIIPALKEVMEAHSIIEANEFQKKIIPKIKSGADVFGIGAEGTGKTTALLIAILQKLKFKAQGDNPRVLIFVKDKEAALALEEHFKKWMNQTDLRVYSVVEEHHIYNQKDLIYAGMDVVIATPNRLSKLYFQNGINLNELQMIVVEDANFLNNTSFLTDINRISESFKRMQHVVFATHFDPKLEKMKALFMERAYTINI